In the genome of Arabidopsis thaliana chromosome 4, partial sequence, the window ATCAGAAGTCGGCTGCAGAGATCTGGGAAGGACTTCACTATCATGAAAGTGTTACCTTCAGGAGTCTATGAGTACAGGTTCATTGTGGATGGACAGTGGAGGCATGCCCCTGAGCTCCCTTTAGCTAGAGATGATGCTGGGAACACTTTCAACATTTTGGATCTTCAGGTAACTCCATTCTCTTTCGAATTGGTTAGTTGGTTGGTGGAGAAATGAAACGGTTAATGAGAGACTACTGGAACTGCTAAATCAGGGTTATAGGGAATGGGAAAGACATCTATGTTGATTAGCAAGTTAAAAAACCAGGCTTTGTAGTTCCTTTTTCGATTTTGCCGTGTGAAAACAGCAGAGATACTTTGATGTTATGCAGGACTATGTTCCTGAAGACATTCAAAGCATATCTGGGTTTGAGCCTCCGCAATCTCCAGAGAATAGTTACAGCAACTTGCTTCTCGGAGCTGAGGACTACTCTAAAGAACCGCCTGTGGTTCCCCCGCACCTACAAATGACACTGCTGAACTTGCCGGCAGCCAATCCTGACATTCCATCTCCGCTGCCGAGACCTCAGCATGTCATTCTCAATCATCTTTACATGCAGAAGGGCAAAAGTGGTCCTTCTGTGGTTGCGCTTGGTTCCACTCACCGATTTCTAGCAAAGTATGTAACTGTGGTGCTCTACAAATCCCTGCAGAGGTGAGTGAAGATGATGCAATTCCAATGGGTAGTTAGCATGTGGATCCTCGGCATGCTCTTATCTATTTTGGTGTTAAAACGTTAACTCATGGAGTATGGGTGAGGCTATATAGAAAGGAGACACACGAAGAGAGTTATTTCCAGGCAAAGTATTCCCTCGATACAGCGaattttgttgtctttaaAAGTTGTCAATAAGGTTTACCAACAGAATGAAGATGCAGTATTCAGTCAGTGTCTGTGTAATCTTTTGATTTGAAGACTTCatcatctgttttttttttagcataGAAGAATGCAGGAACGACTTCACTTGTAAAACCGGCAAAtcttttttatggttttgttttggggCTTTCAAGTTTTCACAAAAAGTTGTCACCTGCCagtcttttaaattattgtttgcTTTCAAATTTAGCAAAGTCATGTGTGATTGTGACAGATGATCATATGCTTCTGCAACTTGTGTAACAAAGCATCTGCAGATCAACTATATATCGgtgaaaaagcaaaagatgacAGATGTCTCAATAGCTCATTATCATTCTCAAATGAATCTAAGGTAGAGTTTATTGCATTCTGATGGCCACTATCTAACAGTAGAAGGCTGTACAGAAAGAAGCAATAGAAAGGGCAAAACATGtgaatttttatgtttgaatCTAATCAATTCTGCTGAGCTTAGAAAACGGGACAGCCTTTGGCTTTGATTCCAGGAGCCGTGGGACAGGAGGCAAGAGGGCAGTGGTCTACTTCAGTGCCCCACCATTTGAGGTCGTGTCCAGCATTCTGCAGGGCGAAGAACAAGAGCACCCCCATGAACGCGGTCCCTGCATCGAGCGCTGCAGAGAGTACGTAATTGTACTTCTGCCACCATCTCTTGTGGTAATTGAACACAAAGTAGTTGAAGATGGTTCCTGTGACCAACCAGCTGGCAATGTTGGTTGGAGTGGCTGGAGGCATCCCTGCAAAGCCGTAGGAGATAACTGGAATGTTGATGAGAGGGATCCACTTCTTGTTTGGGAAGATCTTGCTCAGCGCCCACACGGGAACAGGCAGGACAGCTCCAATGAGGAAGAGCCCAACAAGGTTACGGTACATGCCTCCTGGTCCAAAGAGCCGTCTTGGTCCTATCAACCCCCAAATAACTGAAGCATCGAACGTCACTCTATACTTGGGGCAAGTCCAGGGGCTATTAGGGTGGTCTCCTTCGATGTCGCATATGTCTTGAATGCTCTCCAACATCCACCAGGCCACTCCCAGATTCACCACACCAGCTACCACAGTGCCCACCAGCTGAGCCGTGTACATGCAGCGCGGTGGGATTTTCATGTAATGGCCAAGCTTAAGGTCTGCCAAAAATGAGAGAGCATGGACTGTGCTGATTCTCCCGTAAATCTTGAAAATCAGGTTTGCAATGGGTTTTCCAGGCAGGATATAACCGATAATGAACTGCCCTATTATATCATATCCTGGTTGCtgcattttaaaaaacaacacacaaaaagataTGAGCATGTGTTATTGGAAGAGGCATTgtcttatatataaactagtATGTAACCTGATTTGTAGTTGCTTGAATGACACCGATAGGGAGTGTGACAATGAAGGCCAATGCAAAAGCAAAGAGCATTCCCCACCATGGAAGCTGCACTGACTCCTTCCACACAAAAGACATTAGGAGAGACATGGCTACACTTCCTGCCAGCAATATATAAAACCACCACTCAGGCACTTTTTTGTAGCTTTGCATCAATTTTCCATGGATGTCCAGCTTCGTGGTGTTCACTGCAGACCAAGTCTGCTTCCATATGTCCCTGCACAAACACACCAAGTGATGATTCTCTTCTCACAGTGCCCTTGCTACTCAACAAAACTGAATGACAAAACTAACTAACCTGCCGTTGAACAATGCCACATGAGTTAGTGTTGCAGTGAATCTCGCAAACCCGGATCCGATAGAGAGTGCGAAAAGAGGGCTGAGGTAAAGTTTCCCGTAGTTGTTATAAGCACCAATATCCAGATCAAACTGCGGTGTCAAGATCTTGGTTGTGTCATACTTCTGGCCACTAGTAGTGAATAGCTGGTTGGAGAAAATGGGGAACTTTCTGGCATCGAAAGTGTTGAACTTCCAGTAACAAACAGGGACGATGATGTATATAAACATGATGAAACCAACACCAACGTTGAGGATAGAGGACCATGGAGCCACCAATGGACTACCATGGTAAGCAGAGATGCCAGCCCAGTCAAGAGTGAAGGCTCCAACCCCAAGGCCATGGTACCCTGAACCAACCTGCTGAGCCGTGATGCTGTTTGGCCAAGCCCAACAAACCCATGAGAAGAAAGTCAAGATTGGGAATAGATAGCCTGGAAGTGCATAGTAAATAAAGCTAGCACCAAGAGCTACTAGAAAGAACTTCATCCTCGTCAAGCCTTTAGACTTGTTTTCCTTCTCGTGCAACGctctgaaacaaaacacaaaaacaaaacaattcaacTTCAAAGGAATCAACTTTTCTCGCATTGCAGCTAATTTACGAATCAAGATTGGATTAAGAACCTGAAGAGAGAAACTTGAGCGAGATTTGAAGGCCACCACATGTCAACAGGATCAACAAGGTACCTCCTCAGAATCCCAGCCCAACCATAAcccaaaatctacaaaaattcATTTCCATTCTGGTCAATTAACAgattttttgacaaaattgtaaattcCAAAAGGGAGAAAGATAGTAAACCTGAGTGGTCAAGACGATGAAGAGACCACAGATGAAGCTAAGGCTCTGTTTATAGTAAGCTTTCATAACAGTGATAGCCCCAATAGAGTAAGCATCACCACCACCGTAAGCAACGCCACAATTAGCAAAGATGGTGATAATGACATGCTCCTTGATGTTAAAAGGACCAGGATTGAGGCTAAAACTCCACCCAAGAAGGTTGTGAGAAGTGGTGGGAAGAGTCCGAGCCATGAACTTGCCGATGGGCAAAACAGCGATCTGCATGAGGATGGCTGAGATGGTGAGTGGCTGCGTACGGTATGTGAAGAACGTGTTGAGAAAGATGAGCAGAACACAAGAGGTCAGACCCAAGAACCAAGCTCTGAATGTCATCACCGGTAGGCTTGGATCATCCGTCTCAGGCACAACAAGAGCCACTTCCTCCACCGGACAACGCTCATGGTCCGAGGAGAGATGGACATTAGTCTTATCAGTAGCCTTCTCCGCgtccattttctttcttcttctgaagtACCAGACAAAGTTGCGTTGTTCTTGTTTATATAACCAAAGGACAAGACAGTGGAACTACTGGCAGAAAGTGAATGCTGTTACAAAATTACATTATTACCCCTTTTCTCCTATTCGTTAGTTTATCCACGTGTCGCTCTATCACGCAAACCCATgttaaaatatctttttcatataattacAACTAATTATATACTGATCTTTGACCAATGTTATTAAGAGGAGTATggtaaaaaggaaaaagaaaaaggaagatgaaATCTGCAAGACACATTGGGAGGTTCCAAATGGATTTGCTTTCCTATATTTTCCACGCGTGTGAGACGCACGTGCCGTTGAAGGTCTGACACACTCAGAACTCTGTCCAGATCAAAGCTTGTCTCATGTGGTCCCGTTTTTTTGACACTGGACTAGGACGCAACGTTCCACGTTTCCAACGCCGTGAGTGTTTTGCTTGAGAACTACGCGAGTGGAAGAGAACGGCCGTTAGTATTCTGACGGAGGTCGTGCTGCCTAGGTGTGGTTAGCTCGTGGTGTGCGCAGAACATAACTATATCCACGTGTCCGTCATGCTAACGTGGAATTTTTACAGAGTGGCAGATCACACGTGGACATGTCCGAATggattttgaacttttgaatATGCTTCTTTGCACTTTCTATTGGTTGTCCGTAAAAAGTCCAAAGAAAACAGTGATTTAAAGAAGAAACGACGGCAACTAATATTATTGTATTAAAACAAACTGTTAACTATTCACTTCGATTCTTAGGACATGGAataaagatgaataaaaaactaaattgttcttaaataaaataaaataaagtaaaagagaaCTAATATGGATTAGAGAGTGATATATCTATCtgcacaaaaacaaaagagagtgATATGTCTGAAAGTTCAATCGTTTTGGTTAAAAAACGTCCTGACtagtataagaaaacattgatTGGGTAGATATTGTAAGGGGGGAAAAACACAGTCTATGTTAGCTGAGCAACAAAGTTCATAAACAAACTTCTACCAAATTCAGTGACGTGTAAAACATATTACATTGAAAACTTATATGAATAAGGATTATAACATGCATGAATCTCTCTTGGGTTTTAATAAGCGTTAAAAAAACgattatcaaaatttcatctttAGCTGATTGGTGAGACTTGAGTGAGAGTCTAACGGAGACCCAATGATCAAGATCTTTAACAAAAGGAATATTGATgattgttctctttttttctgtttcaagGAATAATTCCATGGCATGGTAAAGAGAGAACGTTGTAGAGCCAAACACCACTACTTGCAAATATGATTCTTGAGTAGTTTTGAAGCAATGAATTTGGAATTAGGAGAATGACACAATACACAATGCCCACACTCTATTCATTATTCTCCTTCCACACAGAAAACGACACTTCCTTATTGTTATTTGTCCCTTTATTCTCTTAAAggcttaaaccctaaaaagcctctttttatattttcatcgtttctctccttcttttccTTATTAGTAcatgaaatttaaaaccaatACTATATGTATACATTGTTTGTTCACAAACCATAAATTGAATGATTACGCATTACCAAATTTACAGGTTACAGCAATCATTTCGTTTGGACCATTCATAACTTTTTTCGTCAAAGCAAATAGTGAACGAGACATTACCATGCGGGCCGGGCTTGGTTCTGCATCGACCAAAACGAATTTCTTCCATTCCATTAAACATTTTCATTGTCTGAAGTGCTTGTCGTTCTCGGACCaactttacattttcaatatatatatgtatatagttcCATCAAACATGCTCTTGAGGTGAAAGATGCTACTTTAAGATTAAATCTTGTCGGATCAAATTGGTGACATGAAACGTTAATCTTCTTTTGGGGATAAGCGATGATGGTGCAATTAGAGGCACTAAACGATAGGGTAAGAGATATATGGAGTATGAATAAAAATTGTGGTACgataaaataaactttttttttaatgtattaaaaaagTATAGTTTAATAGTTATGATACAATATATTCACTTCCAGTTTTATACacttttgaaaattaaaactaaaattaaaatacaattgtCGTATTCTTGCCGTCACAAAATAGTGGCGGTACAAAACTAGAggtacaaaattttgtttagtgagATATCAACAACTCCGTACTATCTCTGTTTACCACAACTTTGttacatacaaaaaagaataattataGTTACCAATCAAATTTGTAATGTGTGAATGGATATAGATAGGGTAGAAAGTATCGAAGTAGTACATGTCTCGGAGCCACACAAAGTAGAATGCTATATCTTGGCAATCACATCAAAAGGACAGAATCTTATCAAAAGTCTTCCTAACTTTTGAGTTGCGATTGGGACCCAATAGATTTCCGATCTCATTATTAATTCTCTTTGAATTTTCAGCAGAGACGACTccttattttgtatatttctgTGTGTCTCTTTCAGTATTATATATTCTTGTCAATCTGTTTCGCCTAAATCGTATACTTCCCACTAGATCTACTACATTGCAAATAATTGAtttatacaaagaaaacattacGGTCGAAAACATAtaactaaacatttttttaaatgtacatGTTAAGCAGCTAAAAATAGCATTAGATAGCAGATTTAAGTGGAACTTGGAAGTTTACATAAGAGAGCAAGTGATGGGGTATTGTATAGTAGATTATTAGCATGACCTCACACAAGATGTACTTCTCATCTTCTAAGTCTAAACTAAACAATGATATCATCCCATTATTGCCAATGTTACTTATATGGATGATATGTACCCACTTATTAATTAACTTACTTATGATAAATAGAAACTGATGATAATGTATGAAGAGAAACTGAATAAAGCATGTTACAAACGGTCAATTATTCAAAGATTAAGATTTCTTACATAAATTTCCACAAGAAATCATGTTACAAACAGTCAAACATTtgcatacctatgtaattataaaaatagtcAAATACATATGTTCTCCTCCGTAAGTGCCATTGGGCCTCCTCATGACTTAGAAGACGCGAGCGTTTCAgctgaaaaccaaaaaattctCATCAGATTCAATCAGACAATAATGtcaaaagttatatattaAGTACAtaatcagttttatttcaGAACGTTCTTAGCTGTAAAATGTAGGATATGATCCTCTTTTGGTTTAAACCTCATGACGTggattcaatttttttgctaaaaatgtaaatatttcatagaaaatgaaaacagtttAGGTTTACAATCGATATTTCTATCATGATCGTGGATTCCTTTTCGACATTTCTGTCAACAACAACTGAGTACTGATACAAAGGCCAACGACCAGCAGTATCAGCAACTTGAGGGGGATATCCTTTGGCTTTCAAGTGAACCTTTCCTAGTTATTAATCTTTTTGGCCTCATATCGCTTCCAAAGTGAGTTATATTCATTGTAAAATTTGTAAGGGTTAGTACATCCACCACCGAGACTTAATTTTCTCTATTCAAAAAGAATGTGAAATGGCCTACTGGACCTGGAGAGTAGGATTGGAGATTCTGATCTAAAGAATGAAGTCCATTaagaattatgtttttgtactTCGAAATACCCATTAGGTTTCATGACCCATCTATTAAAATTCATATACCaatattcatcaaaaaaaaaaaaagatttctatTGGCTTTTGTAAAACTCCCAAATATAAAGTGTTTTATTCTACCAACTAAACTGCATGTGACGAATCTTCCAGCTAtatttcttgttgttttctctccttctatcttcttcttacgTATGAAgaattaatgatgatgatgattgctCAATTTGTTCGTTagtgaaaatattataagataCGCATACAAATTAACctgtttcttctatatatagatgattACAAAGCATGTGATGTGGGAGTTGGACTATTGGAGTAGTTGATTAATCGAGCTGGAGAGAAACAATTACAAAGAttctttacaatttttaattaagcaaattagtacagacaaaaaaaaaaagtgtagaAGGAGACAAAGAGTTGCGTTGAAGGAAGAATGATTGAGAAATTGAATTATGCCGACTCACGCCCCACTCCTTCCATAaatagtttagttttattttttgcatgTTAATGTATTAAACTAGTAAAGAAACATTGAATTTAGGATAAGCAGTAAATTTCATTTGGTgacaaataaagaaagaaagattggGTTAAGTCAAATAATGGCAACTATGAAAGTTAGAGATGTGAAAAGGGTTCTGGTGATTCCATTATTGTACCTGGCTgctaacatttttgtttttcttttaaaatcaagaaaaaagttttgattaatCAAAATCGACGCCAACTAAAAACACGTGTCAAAACGTGGTTGGTGACAGTGGGATATGAGACTGTATTAT includes:
- a CDS encoding SNF1-related protein kinase regulatory subunit beta-2 (5'-AMP-activated protein kinase beta-2 subunit protein; FUNCTIONS IN: AMP-activated protein kinase activity; INVOLVED IN: N-terminal protein myristoylation; LOCATED IN: chloroplast; EXPRESSED IN: 22 plant structures; EXPRESSED DURING: 13 growth stages; CONTAINS InterPro DOMAIN/s: 5-AMP-activated protein kinase, beta subunit, interaction domain (InterPro:IPR006828); BEST Arabidopsis thaliana protein match is: 5'-AMP-activated protein kinase beta-2 subunit protein (TAIR:AT5G21170.1); Has 30201 Blast hits to 17322 proteins in 780 species: Archae - 12; Bacteria - 1396; Metazoa - 17338; Fungi - 3422; Plants - 5037; Viruses - 0; Other Eukaryotes - 2996 (source: NCBI BLink).); translation: MGNVNAKENRNSNNASAVEDEDAEICSREAMSAASDGNHVAPPELMGQSPPHSPRATQSPLMFAPQVPVLPLQRPDEIHIPNPSWMQSPSSLYEEASNEQGIPTMITWCHGGKEIAVEGSWDNWKTRSRLQRSGKDFTIMKVLPSGVYEYRFIVDGQWRHAPELPLARDDAGNTFNILDLQDYVPEDIQSISGFEPPQSPENSYSNLLLGAEDYSKEPPVVPPHLQMTLLNLPAANPDIPSPLPRPQHVILNHLYMQKGKSGPSVVALGSTHRFLAKYVTVVLYKSLQR
- the OPT3 gene encoding oligopeptide transporter (oligopeptide transporter (OPT3); CONTAINS InterPro DOMAIN/s: Tetrapeptide transporter, OPT1/isp4 (InterPro:IPR004648), Oligopeptide transporter OPT superfamily (InterPro:IPR004813); BEST Arabidopsis thaliana protein match is: oligopeptide transporter 2 (TAIR:AT1G09930.1); Has 1146 Blast hits to 1125 proteins in 109 species: Archae - 0; Bacteria - 26; Metazoa - 0; Fungi - 775; Plants - 337; Viruses - 0; Other Eukaryotes - 8 (source: NCBI BLink).); protein product: MDAEKATDKTNVHLSSDHERCPVEEVALVVPETDDPSLPVMTFRAWFLGLTSCVLLIFLNTFFTYRTQPLTISAILMQIAVLPIGKFMARTLPTTSHNLLGWSFSLNPGPFNIKEHVIITIFANCGVAYGGGDAYSIGAITVMKAYYKQSLSFICGLFIVLTTQILGYGWAGILRRYLVDPVDMWWPSNLAQVSLFRALHEKENKSKGLTRMKFFLVALGASFIYYALPGYLFPILTFFSWVCWAWPNSITAQQVGSGYHGLGVGAFTLDWAGISAYHGSPLVAPWSSILNVGVGFIMFIYIIVPVCYWKFNTFDARKFPIFSNQLFTTSGQKYDTTKILTPQFDLDIGAYNNYGKLYLSPLFALSIGSGFARFTATLTHVALFNGRDIWKQTWSAVNTTKLDIHGKLMQSYKKVPEWWFYILLAGSVAMSLLMSFVWKESVQLPWWGMLFAFALAFIVTLPIGVIQATTNQQPGYDIIGQFIIGYILPGKPIANLIFKIYGRISTVHALSFLADLKLGHYMKIPPRCMYTAQLVGTVVAGVVNLGVAWWMLESIQDICDIEGDHPNSPWTCPKYRVTFDASVIWGLIGPRRLFGPGGMYRNLVGLFLIGAVLPVPVWALSKIFPNKKWIPLINIPVISYGFAGMPPATPTNIASWLVTGTIFNYFVFNYHKRWWQKYNYVLSAALDAGTAFMGVLLFFALQNAGHDLKWWGTEVDHCPLASCPTAPGIKAKGCPVF